From Gammaproteobacteria bacterium, a single genomic window includes:
- the purL gene encoding phosphoribosylformylglycinamidine synthase subunit PurL: MIGPASGGNGSGPAAPEPRPGDPEITAELVADHGLTPEEYDKIVGHLGRTPTFTELGVFSAMWSEHCGYKNSKRLLRLLPTEAPWVIQGPGENAGVIDIGDGYALAFKIESHNHPSAVEPYQGAATGIGGILRDVFTMGARPVAVLDSLHFGDLDSSRVRYLFDGVVRGAGDYGNCVGIPNLGGEAYFDRGYEGNPIINVMCLGIMKREQLIRGEAHGEGNTLMAVGARTGRDGIHGATFASEELGEDSDASRPQVQVGDPFTEKLLLEASLELIRSGHIVGIQDMGAAGITSSAAEMAGRSGSGVVIDTALVPVREPGMTPYEILLSESQERMMVVVHRGREEEVRQILAKWELEAAEVGQVTSDGRFRILEDGRPVADIPALPLTEGCPTYEREGIEGEEVRELREMDLAPYAGGEGDRTADFLRLLASPNLASRRWIHDQYDTTVRTASVIQPGGDAGVLRVRGTRRGIAVTTDCSGRYTYLEPGTGARIAVAEAARNLACAGALPMAVTNNLNFGNPLKPHIYHQLREAVLGMVEACALFETPVTGGNVSLYNETSGTPIYPTPVIGMVGIIEDLERVTRHAFRDEGDVIVLLGRNTDELGASEYLYAMHGIVGGKPPRVDLLAERVLQQALLAMIGEGLLRSAHDCSEGGLVCALAESALHEGEDPVGIRVRLADPLPSTALFFGEAQGRVVVSCDPASLGRVRRLADRYGVPCTKIGTVGAIGASFVVESADARIEADIREVGAVYFGALPERMDAQ; the protein is encoded by the coding sequence ATGATCGGGCCCGCGAGCGGCGGGAACGGCAGCGGACCGGCCGCGCCGGAGCCGCGTCCCGGAGATCCGGAGATCACGGCGGAACTCGTCGCCGACCACGGTCTAACGCCCGAGGAATACGACAAGATCGTCGGGCACCTCGGGCGCACCCCCACCTTCACCGAACTCGGCGTCTTCTCGGCGATGTGGTCGGAGCACTGCGGGTACAAGAACTCAAAGCGCCTGCTCCGGCTCCTGCCCACCGAGGCCCCCTGGGTCATCCAGGGCCCGGGCGAGAACGCGGGGGTGATCGACATCGGCGACGGATACGCGCTCGCCTTCAAGATCGAGTCGCACAACCATCCGTCCGCCGTCGAGCCGTACCAGGGCGCGGCCACGGGAATCGGGGGGATCCTGCGCGACGTTTTCACGATGGGGGCCCGGCCGGTCGCGGTGCTCGACTCGCTGCACTTCGGAGACCTGGACTCGAGCCGCGTGCGCTACCTCTTCGACGGCGTCGTGCGCGGAGCCGGCGACTACGGCAACTGCGTGGGCATCCCCAACCTCGGCGGCGAGGCCTATTTCGACCGCGGCTACGAGGGCAATCCCATCATCAACGTGATGTGCCTGGGCATCATGAAGCGGGAACAGCTCATCCGCGGCGAGGCCCACGGGGAAGGCAACACGCTGATGGCGGTGGGCGCGCGCACCGGGCGCGACGGCATCCACGGGGCCACCTTCGCCAGCGAGGAGCTGGGCGAGGACTCCGACGCCAGCCGGCCCCAGGTGCAGGTGGGCGACCCCTTCACCGAGAAGCTCCTGCTCGAGGCAAGCCTGGAGCTGATCCGGAGCGGCCACATCGTGGGCATCCAGGACATGGGCGCGGCCGGCATCACCTCCAGCGCCGCGGAGATGGCCGGCCGTTCCGGCAGCGGGGTCGTGATCGACACCGCGCTGGTGCCGGTGCGCGAGCCGGGGATGACGCCGTACGAGATCCTGCTCTCGGAGAGCCAGGAGCGCATGATGGTGGTCGTGCACAGGGGCCGGGAAGAGGAGGTCCGGCAGATCCTGGCCAAGTGGGAGCTGGAGGCGGCGGAGGTCGGCCAGGTCACCTCCGATGGACGCTTCCGCATCCTGGAGGACGGCCGCCCGGTCGCCGACATTCCCGCCCTGCCCCTCACCGAGGGGTGCCCGACCTACGAGCGCGAGGGCATCGAGGGCGAAGAGGTGCGCGAGCTGAGGGAGATGGACCTGGCGCCCTATGCGGGCGGCGAGGGCGACCGCACCGCCGACTTCCTCCGCCTGCTGGCCTCTCCCAACCTGGCCTCCCGCCGCTGGATCCACGACCAGTACGACACCACCGTGCGCACGGCGAGCGTGATCCAGCCGGGAGGGGACGCGGGCGTCCTGCGCGTGCGCGGCACCCGGCGCGGCATCGCGGTCACCACCGACTGCAGCGGCCGCTACACCTACCTGGAGCCCGGCACCGGAGCCCGCATCGCCGTGGCTGAGGCCGCGCGCAACCTGGCGTGCGCGGGGGCGTTGCCCATGGCGGTGACCAACAACCTCAACTTCGGCAACCCGCTCAAGCCGCACATCTACCATCAGCTGCGGGAGGCCGTGCTGGGCATGGTCGAGGCGTGCGCGCTCTTCGAGACCCCGGTCACCGGCGGCAACGTCTCGCTCTACAACGAGACCAGCGGCACGCCCATCTACCCCACGCCCGTCATCGGCATGGTCGGCATCATCGAGGACCTGGAGCGGGTGACGCGACACGCGTTCCGGGACGAGGGCGACGTCATCGTGCTGCTCGGGCGCAACACCGACGAGCTGGGCGCCTCCGAGTACCTGTACGCGATGCACGGCATCGTGGGCGGCAAGCCCCCGCGGGTGGACCTGCTGGCGGAACGCGTGCTCCAGCAGGCGCTGCTGGCCATGATCGGCGAGGGGCTGCTGCGCTCGGCGCACGATTGTTCGGAGGGCGGCCTGGTGTGCGCGCTCGCCGAGAGCGCGCTGCACGAGGGCGAAGACCCGGTCGGCATCCGCGTGCGACTGGCGGACCCGCTGCCCTCGACTGCACTATTCTTTGGAGAGGCGCAGGGGCGCGTGGTGGTTTCGTGCGATCCCGCGAGCCTCGGTCGGGTGCGGCGGCTGGCCGATCGGTACGGCGTGCCCTGCACGAAGATCGGCACGGTAGGAGCGATCGGCGCAAGTTTCGTCGTGGAGAGCGCGGACGCGCGCATCGAGGCGGACATCAGGGAGGTGGGTGCGGTGTACTTCGGGGCTCTGCCGGAGCGCATGGACGCGCAGTAG
- a CDS encoding lyase — translation MKSLCSAMVAVSLMLLAAPVSGFAQENDPTLEEWVVPWEQSRPRDPYVAPDGRVWFAGQRSHYAAVLDPETGEMEKFDLPDGAGPHTVVVADDGMVWYTGNLVGNLGRLDPGTGDIEIFAMPDERARDPHTFAFDAAGDLWFTVQGGNFVGKFWKESGEVRLVEMPNNPGARGGSTRPYGLKMDSRDRPWATLFGTNMLVMVDPESFEPTYYELPEGARPRRMVIDSNDIAWYVDYARGFLGRVDPATGEVTEWANPSGGDARPYGVAIDNDDRVWFVETGVQPNMFVGFDTRTEEYISSVAVESGGGTIRHMYYDADTNVVWFGADTNTIGRAVLPPSRPVSF, via the coding sequence ATGAAATCCCTTTGCAGTGCGATGGTAGCGGTGTCCCTGATGTTGCTGGCGGCCCCTGTCAGCGGGTTTGCTCAAGAGAACGACCCGACCCTGGAGGAGTGGGTGGTGCCGTGGGAGCAGAGCCGGCCCCGTGATCCGTACGTGGCCCCCGACGGCCGCGTCTGGTTCGCCGGCCAGCGGTCCCACTACGCCGCGGTCCTCGACCCCGAGACCGGCGAGATGGAGAAGTTCGACCTGCCCGACGGCGCCGGCCCGCACACCGTGGTGGTGGCCGACGACGGCATGGTCTGGTATACCGGCAACCTGGTGGGCAACCTCGGCCGCCTCGACCCCGGGACGGGCGACATCGAGATCTTCGCCATGCCCGACGAGCGCGCCCGCGACCCGCACACCTTCGCCTTCGACGCCGCCGGCGACCTCTGGTTCACCGTCCAGGGCGGCAACTTCGTGGGCAAGTTCTGGAAGGAGAGCGGGGAAGTGCGGCTGGTCGAGATGCCGAACAATCCCGGCGCGCGCGGCGGGTCGACCCGGCCCTACGGCCTCAAGATGGACTCCCGCGACCGGCCCTGGGCGACCCTCTTCGGTACCAACATGCTGGTCATGGTCGACCCCGAGAGCTTCGAACCCACCTACTACGAGCTTCCGGAGGGCGCGCGCCCCCGGCGGATGGTGATCGACTCCAACGACATCGCGTGGTACGTGGACTATGCGCGCGGCTTCCTGGGCCGGGTCGACCCGGCCACCGGCGAGGTCACCGAGTGGGCCAACCCGAGCGGTGGCGATGCGCGCCCCTACGGCGTGGCCATCGACAACGACGACCGGGTCTGGTTCGTCGAGACCGGCGTCCAGCCCAACATGTTCGTGGGCTTCGACACGCGCACAGAGGAGTACATCAGCTCGGTGGCGGTCGAGAGTGGGGGCGGGACCATCCGCCACATGTACTACGACGCCGACACCAACGTGGTCTGGTTCGGGGCCGACACGAACACCATCGGCCGGGCGGTGCTGCCGCCTTCGAGGCCGGTCAGCTTTTAG
- a CDS encoding procyclic acidic repetitive family protein, whose product MYAGHPASRSLLLAGLLAGALASAAAPLAAQQLRYNLRPSVTWTEWDESLGLGKARSLGGSAGLGFGEHVDLTAFYRKSDSRSTHLSGLPFTAGMRTPPADQQLDMDSWGAEVSIGLARGSLVPVMMGGAGILRFRPEAGSDIQRVQLRYGAGLRTRVLDLFEGEVMVERSRYYLDPLELAAPVSVGDAALREDPGAGALRRNLALRVGLMLQLGEPDYPSWSDRYRAGDRRFRSPSSSAAVLFEPFGGAQAFDPAFGIDDQAIAGFRAGFELGPSVGLRGFYWRGVDDRHAWEDGIRGYGGEAQFTLGGLALFSPHLLAGAGRMEFGPELASHGGSIPADRTTLIVGGGLDLGLGRHLRLTAAARDYIMSRPDLDAAAVDFEDVRDPRDLVHNWQMSAGLKILVGGGSGPRRPDFGRDDLAEMEDRLAERVDARLDEMERRMEETARAEAAIPVEVEPPDAPVMPVEPEVAPPLTGPEPAPIEPEIEPAPGFEFDPEFEFDPEPVEPETGFREQVFGDSRLDPALGFPARELRPYTGVLGGPHTQWIFGVAADWGPSDHLTAFNFVPEASLSLGQGKPSWLVAANLQYRPPWLYQRDSWWISPVTSFGLGVLNQDGSELVLNASWGVNVQLSHVRAVSDEPLNLYIAHQGIDLFRKERLILGMSVER is encoded by the coding sequence TTGTACGCGGGACATCCGGCATCCCGCAGCCTGCTCCTCGCCGGATTGCTCGCGGGCGCCCTCGCATCCGCGGCCGCGCCTCTCGCGGCTCAGCAACTTCGCTACAACCTTCGTCCCTCCGTCACCTGGACCGAGTGGGACGAGTCGCTCGGCCTCGGCAAGGCGCGCTCCCTGGGCGGCTCCGCGGGACTCGGGTTCGGAGAGCATGTGGACCTTACGGCCTTCTACCGGAAGAGCGACTCCCGCTCGACCCACCTGTCCGGCCTGCCGTTCACGGCCGGCATGCGGACGCCCCCGGCCGATCAGCAACTGGACATGGATTCCTGGGGAGCCGAGGTGTCCATCGGGCTCGCCAGGGGCTCGCTGGTGCCGGTGATGATGGGCGGAGCGGGCATCCTGCGGTTCCGGCCAGAGGCGGGCAGCGACATCCAGCGCGTCCAGCTCAGGTACGGAGCGGGACTGCGGACGCGGGTGCTGGATCTGTTCGAAGGCGAAGTGATGGTGGAGCGCAGCAGGTACTATCTGGATCCGCTGGAGCTGGCCGCACCCGTGTCCGTGGGGGATGCGGCGCTTCGCGAGGATCCGGGTGCGGGCGCCCTGCGCCGGAATCTGGCCCTGCGTGTGGGGCTGATGCTGCAGCTCGGCGAGCCCGACTACCCCTCATGGTCGGATCGGTATCGGGCCGGTGACCGCCGATTCCGATCCCCATCGTCCAGTGCCGCGGTGCTGTTCGAGCCATTCGGCGGCGCACAGGCCTTCGATCCAGCCTTCGGCATCGACGATCAGGCCATTGCCGGCTTCCGCGCCGGCTTCGAACTCGGGCCTTCCGTGGGGCTGCGCGGCTTCTACTGGCGGGGCGTCGATGACCGCCACGCATGGGAGGACGGGATCAGGGGGTACGGCGGGGAAGCGCAGTTCACGCTGGGTGGCCTCGCGCTGTTCTCGCCCCATCTGCTGGCCGGCGCGGGGAGGATGGAGTTCGGCCCGGAGCTGGCTTCGCATGGGGGAAGCATCCCCGCCGACCGCACGACGCTGATCGTTGGAGGGGGCCTCGATCTTGGACTGGGCCGGCACCTGCGGCTGACGGCGGCCGCGCGCGACTACATCATGTCGAGGCCTGACCTCGATGCCGCTGCCGTGGACTTCGAAGACGTCAGGGATCCCCGTGACCTCGTCCATAACTGGCAGATGTCTGCCGGCCTGAAGATCCTTGTGGGAGGCGGCAGCGGTCCCCGCCGTCCGGACTTCGGCCGGGACGACCTGGCGGAGATGGAGGACCGCCTGGCGGAACGGGTGGACGCGCGCCTGGACGAGATGGAGCGAAGGATGGAGGAGACCGCCCGCGCCGAAGCGGCCATCCCCGTCGAGGTCGAGCCACCCGATGCGCCTGTGATGCCGGTTGAGCCCGAGGTGGCGCCTCCGTTGACCGGACCCGAGCCGGCACCCATCGAACCCGAGATCGAGCCCGCGCCCGGATTCGAGTTTGACCCCGAATTCGAGTTTGACCCTGAACCAGTCGAGCCCGAAACCGGCTTCCGGGAGCAGGTCTTCGGTGACAGCCGCCTCGATCCCGCGCTCGGCTTTCCGGCCCGCGAACTGCGCCCCTACACGGGCGTCCTGGGAGGACCTCACACCCAGTGGATCTTCGGCGTTGCCGCGGACTGGGGCCCGAGCGATCACCTGACGGCGTTCAACTTCGTCCCGGAAGCGTCGCTTTCCCTCGGGCAGGGGAAACCCAGCTGGCTGGTGGCCGCCAACCTCCAGTACCGGCCGCCCTGGCTCTACCAGCGCGACAGCTGGTGGATCAGTCCCGTCACCTCGTTCGGTCTCGGGGTGCTGAACCAGGACGGCTCGGAACTCGTGCTGAACGCCTCCTGGGGCGTGAACGTCCAGCTCTCACACGTGCGCGCCGTCTCGGATGAGCCCCTCAACCTCTACATCGCGCATCAGGGCATCGACCTGTTCAGGAAGGAGCGGCTGATCCTGGGGATGAGCGTGGAGAGATAG
- a CDS encoding type II toxin-antitoxin system HicA family toxin, with amino-acid sequence MRLVTADGWFLARTRGSHRHYWHPVKPGAVTIAGRMSKDLAPGTWKSILRQAGLDKEKHRDIRNRH; translated from the coding sequence ATGCGCCTGGTCACAGCCGATGGCTGGTTCCTGGCGAGAACGCGTGGCAGCCACCGTCACTACTGGCATCCGGTCAAGCCGGGAGCCGTAACCATTGCAGGTAGAATGAGCAAGGACTTGGCCCCCGGAACCTGGAAGAGTATTCTCAGACAGGCCGGACTCGACAAGGAGAAGCACCGTGACATACGCAATCGTCATTGA
- a CDS encoding type II toxin-antitoxin system HicB family antitoxin: MTYAIVIERTLNGYSAYVPDLPGCVAAGDSQEETEKLISEAVAYHLESLRERGNPIPEPQTAVRLVEVPSAS, encoded by the coding sequence GTGACATACGCAATCGTCATTGAGCGCACCCTCAACGGCTACTCCGCCTACGTTCCGGACCTGCCCGGTTGTGTTGCCGCCGGGGACTCCCAGGAGGAAACCGAGAAGCTGATAAGCGAGGCGGTCGCTTACCACCTGGAGTCGCTGCGAGAACGCGGGAATCCGATTCCGGAACCACAGACGGCAGTGAGGTTGGTTGAGGTGCCTTCCGCGTCATAG
- the purF gene encoding amidophosphoribosyltransferase: MRDGQYTLPLAGKAEPQSRPLGPADIPGSLLDGRPREECGIFAVSGIENAAELVFLGLYALQHRGQESAGIYSIDRAGRASVTKGLGLVSDVFDAEKLSALPGGTSVGHVRYSTAGGSLQENAQPIVARYANGPLAIAHNGNLTNALDMKDRLVEEGALFQTSSDSEVIVHLMARSRHRDVAQQVDDALAHLEGAFSLVIAVGDALYAVRDPHGFRPLLLGRKDNGYVLASESCAFDIVNAEYVRDVEPGELLRVRGGRVEKLRSLRAAARPSPCIFELVYFARPDSRIWGASVDRSRRAFGRQLAREHPVEGDAVVAVPDSANSAALGYSEETGIPFELGLLRNHYVGRTFIRPSQADRDFGARIKYNPVREVLEGRRIVLVDDSIVRGTTSRSLVRFVRGAGAAEVHLRIASPPVRNPCFYGIDMPSKEELMGSGHTVEEIREELGLDSLGYISLEGMTKAVEEFGPFCDACFSGHYTAPLVDIERQLDNSLLALAR; this comes from the coding sequence ATGAGGGACGGACAGTACACGCTTCCACTGGCCGGCAAGGCCGAGCCGCAGTCCCGCCCCCTGGGCCCGGCGGACATCCCCGGCTCGCTGCTGGACGGACGCCCGCGCGAAGAGTGCGGCATTTTCGCGGTCAGCGGCATCGAAAACGCCGCGGAACTCGTCTTTCTCGGTCTCTACGCGCTCCAGCACCGGGGACAGGAATCCGCCGGCATCTACTCCATCGACCGGGCCGGGCGCGCGAGCGTGACCAAGGGCCTCGGGCTCGTCTCCGATGTCTTCGACGCGGAAAAGCTGAGCGCCCTTCCGGGCGGCACCTCGGTCGGCCACGTGCGCTACTCCACCGCCGGAGGCAGCCTGCAGGAGAACGCCCAGCCCATTGTGGCGCGCTACGCGAACGGCCCGCTCGCGATCGCGCACAACGGCAACCTCACCAATGCCCTCGACATGAAGGACCGGCTGGTGGAAGAGGGCGCCCTCTTCCAGACCTCGAGCGACTCCGAGGTCATCGTGCATCTCATGGCGCGCTCGCGGCACCGCGACGTGGCGCAGCAGGTGGACGACGCCCTGGCTCATCTGGAAGGCGCCTTCTCGCTCGTGATCGCGGTGGGAGATGCCCTCTACGCCGTGCGCGATCCGCACGGGTTCCGCCCCCTCCTGCTGGGACGAAAGGACAACGGCTACGTGCTGGCGTCGGAGTCGTGCGCCTTCGACATCGTCAATGCCGAGTACGTGCGCGACGTCGAGCCGGGCGAACTGCTGCGCGTTCGCGGGGGCAGGGTCGAGAAGCTGCGCAGCCTGCGCGCCGCGGCCCGTCCGTCGCCGTGCATCTTCGAGCTGGTCTACTTCGCCCGTCCCGACTCGCGCATCTGGGGAGCCAGCGTAGACCGCTCCCGGCGGGCCTTCGGGCGCCAGCTCGCGCGAGAGCATCCCGTCGAGGGGGATGCGGTGGTGGCGGTCCCGGACAGTGCGAATTCAGCGGCGCTGGGATACTCCGAGGAGACCGGCATACCCTTCGAGCTCGGCCTCCTGCGCAACCACTACGTGGGCCGCACCTTCATCCGCCCCTCGCAGGCGGATCGCGATTTCGGAGCCCGCATCAAATACAACCCGGTGCGCGAGGTACTGGAAGGACGCCGCATCGTGCTCGTGGACGACTCCATCGTGCGCGGCACCACCAGCCGCAGCCTGGTGCGTTTCGTGCGGGGCGCGGGCGCGGCGGAAGTGCATCTGCGCATCGCCAGCCCCCCGGTGCGCAACCCCTGCTTCTACGGCATCGACATGCCCAGCAAGGAAGAGCTGATGGGGTCCGGGCACACCGTGGAGGAGATCCGCGAGGAGCTCGGGCTGGATTCGCTGGGCTACATCTCGCTGGAGGGGATGACGAAGGCCGTAGAGGAGTTCGGTCCCTTCTGCGACGCCTGCTTCTCGGGGCACTACACCGCGCCGCTGGTGGACATTGAACGCCAGTTGGACAACTCGCTTCTGGCCCTCGCGCGCTGA